The following nucleotide sequence is from Thunnus albacares chromosome 15, fThuAlb1.1, whole genome shotgun sequence.
TTTGGCAGCCATTTCAAAGTTGATTTTATTCCAGCTTATCTTATCATTTTAGGCGAGTCTGATCTGCATTCCTTAGTGAGCAATGAAAATGTCGCTGCAATTTCTGCTGCACAAATGGACCATGAAAGCCTGTTTACTTCCTCTCACCATGTCCTTAagaatctcttttttttcctcttcaatcCCTGAGCTCAGTAGCTCACTGACATGCAACGTATGAAAAGTGCACTGTGTCCTGTATTGTTCTGCACAGTTTATTCATATCTGGATTCTACATATTGTCCTTATTCACAAAGTAAACAAAGCCCATTCAGGCTAAATGTCACACTTCTCAGAACAAGCAGGTTTAAGTTCACATGTCATGTGTAACATACTCAATGACAGACTGAGGATCAGTTGGTCAGTAAGTGTGACAGTCTGTTTACCTGCAGGAGGCACCCAGACACAATAATCAGGATCGTCCTCTGGATACTGTCCTGAGAGCTGCACAGGTGGCTGTGGAGACAAACCGATGAGTACATTTAATTTACACACGCTTTCCTGTATGCTagaattaaatgtttattcctgtgtgtgtgtgtgtgtgtgtgtgtgtgtgtgtgtgtgtgagtgtgtgtgagagggctTACCCTGCTGGGGCCCATgactttcttcttcactgcctttctGGGGCCGGGCTGTGTGTCTCCTTCTGCTTTGGACTCTAGAGAAGATGTAGTGAGGTTAGAGCTGCTTCACCAGCATCACTGGAGTGTTAGAGAGCACAGATTTAATAAAACACTGATTCCCACCTGCGCCGGATGGGGTCGGGGCCTGTTTGCTGCTCTGTGGAGGAACCTGCTCCGCTGCTTCAACAGACTGGTTGTCTCTCCTCCGTTTGTGGCTTTGTTCTGATatgaaatcacacaaaaataaaagacGTGATTATTTGGAGATGTGCAGTGATCTACAGTTCTCTAATGACTTTAACATTGTAGGTGAGACTCATAAGGAGATTACTCTCTATTTAAAAtgctaaataataataagaaaacatgAGAAACTACATCAAAGCACTGTTAAACATTTCATCAATTAAAAAGAGGTTTTGAAAACCAAGATCTGTCTGTGGGCATATGGaagcaaacacagcaaacaatgTATGTATTACACAGATCTACTGCCACCCAGTGGCGTTATGAGATATTCATTATTAAAACTTACAAGTATAAACATACtataacaagattttaaaagtATATTAAAATAGTATATTCCTCTGTGGTAGTAAACAGTCATTTTGATATCTAACCCTTTGTCTGTTGAGTCGGTGCCGGCTGCTCTCTGTGCTGCCCTGAGGGGGATCTCTCTCTGGATACGGAGGTGTTGGACTCTTCAGAGTCAATGTAAGGCTCAGTGATACCTGCACActctttatcatcatcatcatcatcatcgttcTCGTTTTTCTCagcctcctcctgctcctcttcttcctcttcctcttcctcctctccgcTGGGTGGAAGCTCTCTCATGTTGAAGAGCTCTGCGGGCAAGTTTGGACGCTTAGGAGGCAACTTCTACACAAGAGGAGAAGAACACCAACGACAGAGAACAGAGGCTGagcaaaagacatttttcaaaaggaaaaaagtgtcCAGTGATTAGACTGAGTtacaaaacataacaaacaacACTGACCCCGATGGTACCAGTCTTCAGTTTGAATTTGCTTCCACCCTTCATGGCTCCAAACAGTGGTAAGGTCCTCTTAGGTTTCTCTGCCTCTGAGCTACCACTATCACACCCAAACACACCTAAATGTTACTTAAAGGACACTCAGACAATAGAATATGTTGCTGTTTCTTTATGTCAATATTCAgtatttccacatcacacattcAGTTAACTCTAGCTGAATGTATATGTAAATTTTAATGATATTTCAGGACAAAAACAGTTGTGAGATTTTTTGGGGATATTCCATAAAATCTCATGTGACTCTGTGAATGAGTCTCACCTGGGGAGCAGTGAGGGCATCTGCGCGGGACGTGTGAGTTCCACCAGTTTGCGGAGCCGCTGGGCGTCTTTGCGCAGGTCAGCGACGTGCACGTGAAGCTTCCTGCGCTCCACGGCGTCCATCGCCGCCTCACTCCGCACCGCGACCATGAAGGCATCCAGGGTGTCCTCGGTGGAAGAGCCGGACGAGCCTGAGAGGGGGGCGACGAGCAaagtgagacacacacagagcacacggGTGAGAGAGTGGGCTTTTTAAGAAGGTGTGACCTCCGACCACAGGACGGTGAACACACAGGTGATGATGACTCACCTTTGACATCAGCGCTGagctttttctgtgtctctgccaACTCCTTCTCCACCTCTGACAGTTTGGCCACCTGTGAGAAAAGTGAATACATGAACGAGGCAACAGAAAGTTTTGAAGCGTTCATCCAagattttaagacattttaatacaacACAGAATGGAATGTAATACCTGTTTCATGGTTATATCAGTTTAAAGTATGAAAGTATGACAGAAAACCAGCATTCTGGCAAGTTTCAGCAGCTTTGTTACCATTTTGATATCAGGATTTATGTATTCAAGATCTATGTTTAACTTCTCTATTGTGATTatagcagatttttttttaccaatgaTTCATAGGTCTCTGGCCGCTCCTCAATCTTTCCCGCTTTTTTCATCCGCTCTTGCCTCTTCCTCTCAACAGTGCCTGTCCGGTCCAGGAAGGTGTCATCGTCACTGTCGTAGTAGTCCTCGTCTTCCCAGTTCTTCTTTTTGCGCTTGCGGGACACTGGGAATGACATGCAGGAAGAACTCTCATTACAATCCTCCCAACAAGCTGTAAACTCTCCACATGCTGGTTCAGAATTCGCCCTTTCAAGTATTTCACACCTGCTTCCTGGCGCAGCAGCCCTCTGGCTTCCAGCATTCGACAGGCCTCCAGGCAGCACTGGACAGCTGCGTCTTTCTTCTTCCCTGTGTGGGTCACCTCGGCAACCAGCTGTCTACCCATGGCATCGTCCACCGGCAGCCTGACAGAGAGACCGACACGGACTGAGCCACAGGAAATATCTTGTCTTTACCTTCATTATCACGAATCAGAAGTTTCATGTCACTTACTTTATTCtgcagagccagctgccgtggCTTTTGTCTTCATACTCAAACTCCAGCTCCTCCCCTGAgataaaagtcaggatatttaAGATATTCTTTCTATCTGCACATCATCTCAGACATCTTGGCTCCTCTCAACAAGAACTCCTCTCACCTTCCCTGTCGTAGAAGCCCTGCAAAGCCTTTTTGGGGTCTTTCAGGTAGGCAGCTTCCTGGTCTTCATGGAACTCGGTTGAAAAAGGGTTTTCCTCGTTCTCGTCTTCCTCTGGGAGCGCCTCCTCGTCTGCTGGGGTGGATTTAGGGAGGCGCATGGagtgaaaggaaagaagagaataAAAGGATTAACGTGCTTCTTTAGTTACTTACTTAAGAGAAAGTTGACTCCACCTCACTCACAGTAATATGCTGCTGAGCGTGATGTAGTTTAATCCTAAACGTGTGTCACAGAGGTGCAGGTCTGCTGATCAGACAAATAAATGCTCACCCATTCCCCAAGAACAGCCTGAATCTTCACTCGACATTTTGCTCTGGCCCTTCTTGCTTTTGCCTTCCCcgttttcctcctcctccccgttGTCATCTTCGTTGTCAGAACCGTCTCCCATCATCCTCTTCTCCAGCTCTGCCTTCTGTTTCCTGGCTCGCTCCCTCAGCTCTGTCACTGTCAGCTCagactcctcttcctcatcaaaGTCTGGACCCtgtggaagaagagagaagatcCAAGAGTTGTTCTGCATCCCAGCAGATATGTAGACATGATTTGTAGGCATGCTTAAGGAGGATTCTTAGGTGTTTTATTGGTATGTTTTGAGGGAAAGAATGCTTAATAGTTTCTtgggaaaagaagagaagttAAAAGATATTTCTCTTCTATTTAACTCCTTTGAAAGCTTGTCTTCAAACAATGCTCACATGCCCATATGTACACTGAAAGTGTGATTGGTTGCTATAACTGAGAAAAGGCAGAGATCCCTTCCTAAAGCCACTACAATGTAAGAGTTCACTACACCGGCTCCGTCTTGCTGCTCACATACAGATCGGGACAGTGAAGAGAACTGCTCCTTCCTCGCTCCAAGCCTACACTCTGGCCTGACCATtgctttcctcttcctctggatGTTTAACTGTCTAATCACTCAGAGGATTCTGTGGTCGCTCATGTTGGTCAAGTCTCTTCTCTGTTCTGCAATGATGTCTCCACTCTAGTCCAACAGCAGAGTCATTACTCCTCTTTTGCCACAAGCTGAAAACCACTTTTTCACACTACATCTCAACAACCTTTTCTAGCACTAACTTATGACACATTTCTAAAAATTAATTGCCTGTTTTACATGATAGTAAGTATCTTTGGGTTCTGGACTGTTGGACAAAActagcaatttgaagatgtcaccttgggctttaggaaattgtgattgacatttttcactgtttcttgacattttatagaccaaatgataactcagttaattgagaaaattagcagcacaataatcaataatgaaaacaattgttagctgcagctctaatttGTTTAAATGATAATAAGTTGCTGGATGTAAATGTCATGCAGGCCCTCCACATTGTGAATAATCTCTTTTTCAAAGAGAATCCCACAGTGTAGTCAGACGGTTATTCAATCTAATTAACATGATTTTGCAGCTCACTTCTGATGCAGATGTAACCAAGAAACACAGCCAGTAAAATCAGATATAAAGCAcagtttttaatctttttttaatcatggaCCTGTCTTACTTCACTCTAAGCTTTATGCTTTAGAAAAGTAGGTAATAATGGCTTTTTGAGGGCTTGAATCATTGGCTCATTGGACAGAGTTTAAACCCTGTGAGAAGCTGCAGAAGAGTGGTAACATAGCAATAAAAATATAGCTTGTGAGCTTTTAATCTGAggatttcttttactttttgtatttattttcttacattttttagTAGTTTGTAGtgaaagaaaatttaaaaatacgttaaaaaagcaaaaagctcTAAATATAATTAGAGAATGATATTATATGGATCGATTCATGTGTTAAAATATGTCAAAGATAGATAGTCCGCCCTTAACTGTGGTCAAGTCTATTTTGACACATCCCTACTTTTTTTATATGCTAAGTCTGTGTTCTCTTGATCATGTATTCATATGTGAGTATGTAGGTGTGAAGCATTGTTTACCTGCAGGATAAAGAGCCTCGTGCTCCCACCGAACTTTAACACATGTCCAACACGGAGCCTGATGTAGGTCTTCGGGGGGATCCTGTTCTTGTTCACCACGGTGCCGTGTGTGCTGCCCAGGTCCTGGATATAAAACCCCCTCTCCTCCCCGGCAGACTGTCCCTCCCCCGGCTGCCCGCGGTACTGAATCACGGCATGGTACCTGGAGATGGAGGGATGCTCCAGAGAGACGTCACACACAGGTAATCGCCCAACCACGAAGTAGCTCGTGTGTGTAAGGTGCACCGTGTCTACTATGGCGCCGTTCTTGAGGATTTCAAGGGAATACGAGTCATCTGGAGCCTTGCCTCCCCAGGACGGCTCTGTGTATGGGAGCGGAGGGAATTTGCCAGCTGGGGGGCCTTTAGCAGGAAGCACCCTCGGTTTAGCTTCTGGTTTACTTTTGACAGGAGCGACCTCTTtgtctttatcctttctgttctCTTCTTGCCCCTTTTTGGAGGTTTTGCTCTCACCTGCAGGACCTACAGGTGCATCCGCAGCAGTGTCTCCATCCTGagctttgttgttttcttttatgctTCGTGTTTCTACCGCGGCAGCTTTGGACGGAGCTGTGACGTTGCCGCGTTTAACGGCGAAAAGAGCCGGTTTTTTAAAAGGCTCCTCTGTTTCTGGTTCAGTTTGCGATAAGTCTTTCTTTTCGGCGTCGCCCCCGTTCTCAGTAGCCAAGCACTCGTCCGTTTCCATAGCAGAGTTCATgtcttcatctttatttttcacGCTCACGTCTGACGGCGGCGAGGCGGCCATGTTTAAGTGGTGCGTCTGTGAACTTTGCCCGGGCTCTTTTAAGCCTCTATGAAACTCTCAAAAACAACCAAGAATAAGTATACTCTACAAATGTATCATTGAAagaaaaattttaaaatagaaCTACATGCCATGTTTAAAGAAATCACAAATTAACCCAtgtcccccccaaaaaaatgttttgttgcgGAACCAAATATCTTCACCGGAATGTTTTGCAACAAGGACAGGAAAGCTTAGTTCCTGCGCAACTGTTCCGGGATACAAACCTCATTAGTAACGCTTCATCCATCTTTGATTAATGTGAGTTACTGTtgcatttttcaccttttaatatgatataacatataacatgcATACTAGGTGCTTTAGCGGCTAGCATGTAGCTTAGCCGTTGTGTTTGCTGatatgtttcttgtttgtttccgCACCAAACTCCAGTCAGACTCCTGACATCCTGTGTTGTCTTTCTGTTCGGCAAACAGACATAAACGTTAAACCTTGATTTCTGAGATTAAGCCAAACAGCGACTTACTCTTTAATTCGGCATACGTCAAGTACACCAAATCgtagttttttttacaataacttTCCAGCTAGATGGTAATCTACATTAGGATTGGCTGTTATTCTCACCGTCTTCTAGCATCATAAAGACAAGTGTCAGGAGACAATAATAGTGCTGTTATAGGTATTTATATGTTGTCCGTTGTCCACTTGTAAGAACCCTATCTGCGGTATTTTGTAGACGGTGGAGGCGGTTGATAGATTTCTGGGGCAGCCCAGTAGTAGAGTACAGGttttctaaaaatgtaattgaagTTATTCTCAGCAAAGTTTGATTTGCGTCGTTACGATCTCTGAAATCCACTTTTGCATACACTCAACACATCCTTGACTTGTTCACTGctatctttctctcctcctttccagTTTCCAGACTCGATACGAGTTTGAATCTAGCTCGTGTCTTTGATCTCTCATCATGATGCGTTACTGGGGCGAGATCCCTGGACCTGCAGGGGCTCCTCCCAGTCGCAGCTCCTTTGACTTGCTCCAGCGTGAGTTTCGCTCGGTGGAGATGCAGGACCCTCCCCTGCACCAGCCCTCAGCCCAGCGTCCGCGGCCCACCACGATGCTGGACATCCCCTCAGAGCCCTGCAGCCTCACCATCCACACGGTGCAGCTGTGTCAGCATGCCCGCCGTCTCCGTGGCCTGCTGGCAGCAGCCCAGGCCCAGGGTCAGGGTCAGAGTTCCACAACCTCTGAGGGAGGCAGCAGGCTGGAGGATGCCGATACCAACCTGCCCCTACGCCCTCCAACCCCACCTGTCATGCCAGATGACCTGCTACCGATTGACAGCAAAGCCCCCCGGCAACCCTTCCAGCTCCGCCACAGTGACCCTGAAAGCGACTTCTATAAGTAAGTTAATCTGGCTGTGTGGCTGAGCCATGAGTGCACTCCTCTTTTGTTATTAAATACCATCCATATCTTCTCATGCATCTAAATTGTAGGCtcatcagccaatcacagtttagattttatagtttatgttttttgtttttttttacatatctaACATGTCACAAACATAATCTCAGTCATTAAGTAACTAGACATCATTGAGCTCCTTTcaattttctctcctctgcttcctgCGTCTTTAGGGGTAAAGGCGAGCCCGTCACAGAGCTGAGTTGGCCCTCCTGCAGGCAGCTCCTTTATCAGTCAGTAGCCACAATCCTGGCCCACGCTGGCTTCGAGTGCGCTCAGGAGAGCGTGCTGGAGACCATGACTGACCTGGTCCACGAGCATTACCTGCGCCTGACCCGCCTGCTACGCGTGGCGGTGGACCGGGAGGCGCGGCTAGGGGCCAGTCCCTTTCCAGATGTGGTGGAACAAGTGTTCCATGAGGTGGGCATCGGCAGTGTGCTGGCCCTGCAACGCTTCTGGCAAGTGCGCATCAAGGACTATCACAGCTATATGCTGCAGGTGAGGCTGGGAATAGGTAATAACTGGTCATATAGGGTTAGGGGATATGATGGTATATGGGGGGATGGGAATATGTATGCGACACAATATAAATCTGTCAACCGTCAGAGATTTTatcatactgtttatactgtggTGTCTTATCTATCCCTTTAATATCTGTGGTTGCAAGTCATTATGGACAATGTTACAAATCAATGAGCAGGAGTGCTTTATGGTAATTTTTATAGGATTTTGAATTAATGTGATGAAGTACCTTGATatgtcaaatatttaatttaccaGACTAGGAAAAAACTCTGCCAAAACTGCCAGTTTATATAATTCAAAAACAGCTTCTCAATtaaatttccagaaaatgtaGGATACCATTGTAAATATTATGATATAAAGTTATATAAAACACGATAAATGATTTTATCTGTTTTGCCCTCTCCTATTTATGGCACTTCATATCATTTTTTGCAATTTGATTTGCATGCTGAAGCAGTTTGCTATGTAGTGCACAAATAGCAGAGTGGGAGCTGTGACATAGACTAGCTGCTGGAATGGTTTCTTCATGCTGTCTCTCTCATCTCTATCTGAAACAATTAAGTGATTTATCAAATAGtctatcaacagaaaatgaatcacatataacaatttaaaaatcaattcattgtttaagtcattaattaattaatttagtcattaagtaaacaaaacattatcttGTTCCAGTTTCTCTAGTAGATTTGCTCaattttttatcattgtaaattgaatatcttttgaagACAAGGTTTCTCACAGCATTTTATAGTAGAGGTGGCCCACCTTGCCTGAAATAAAGAGTTAACCTACATCAACACTACTCCACACAAAGACCATGTATGTAATGATTGAGACAACAGTTTCAACCCTCATCTTGTCTCTGCATTGATTACAAAAGAGATCCATCAGGATCTGTCTGATTCAGCTCAGCAGGCGACTGATTGATTACATCGTATGTTCGCTTATCAGTTATCAATCAGGGCAGCACGTGACTATGTTGTTTGGAAAAGTAGAGACCAACAATCTGATTTgttaatcttaaaaaaaaaaccctcaacaCTGCCATGTCTGCTGGTCAGTGTCCTGGGGGAAACTGGAAGACATTATCTTAAGCTTTGACagccatttttttaaacatttcatagactaaataAGTCATcttaaaataatcagcaggtGAATCCATAAAGAATATAATCACATGCtgaaaaacctcaaaaaaatgTTGTCAGTGTTTGATGCAGTGGCTTCACCACAACAATGCTGAATCATCTCAGGAAGCATGAAGTACTTAATAGGAGTAAGAACAATACACCATATGGCAACTTGAGTACAAGCTGCTTAGAAGTGAGACAGGAACCAAACTGAGAGATTCACCGTCCTCGGTGCCAACATGACTTCTAAACATGTACTCATGTAAGTGATGAGTGCTGTGAAGAGCAGGAAGAgattaaacagatttatgtccacAATCTGcctttatgtttattgttataTATCCACAGTAACATgataatgtattttcatgtgttaatCCTAGGAAAGAATAATATTTAATACTAGATCATCCATGCCATCTTATATTATTTCACCATCTATCCAACCTAAAACCAgtgaaatggaataaaaaagcTTTTCCATCTCCAGGTCAGTAAGGAACTGTCAGAAGAATACGAGCGGCTGGTGAATCCAGAAAAGGCTTTGGAGGACTCCAAGCCCCCCAGGATCAAGGAGGAGCCCATGAGTGACATCTCCTTCCCTGTTAGCGAGGAACCTGAGGCCGACCTGGCCTCTGGGGACCAGGCTTTGCCTATGGGAGTCCTCGGAGCCCATGGCGAGAGGCTTGCCTCAGGCCTGGATGGCGACCATTCTCCTCACACCTCAGGTGAGGCTAGCATTCCTGTTCAAATGTATAATCTGTTTTTGTTAAGAATTAACCTAATTAGACTcttatttaattaaatacatttaattgggaaaaaatggaagaaagctttggaagagcaacagaggaatTATCCCTCCTCCAGGACGGACAGATATTCAATAGACcaatcaaacaaacagtttaaTTCAATTTTCACTATTCTCAGTGCAACTAACTCTAATGATCAGAATGCACAGGGGTAGTTGTCAAAGTTTTACTAGGGCTTATATCTCTCCCTCTtctaaacaaatacaaatataaacaccTAAAAGCAAATTTTCTCCTGCAGAATGAAGGTTTTATGTGAAACATGGTTAGAATTTTGAGAACCACCTGAGCACCTTTCACACTGAGGGCAGCCACATGCTTTAAGTTAAGATTACTTTTTTAACACAGTGGATATAACCAATCCTTCGGTGTGAAATCACTTTTGCTAAAacttttttctcccctcttaCAAGGTGGGGGTGTGGCCAACAACTCCCCTCTGTGGCCGCAGGTGAAAATGGAGCCTCAAGACGGCGAGGAGGGCCAGGGCTCCGggcatcaccaccaccaccaccatcaccacgGCGTCCTGGGTGGAGACGTTTTTGAAGAGGGGGGGCCCATGTCCACCATGAGCGAGTCGGGAGGAGCCATGGCACCGTCTCCTGGAGGCGCGGCATCGGACGGCAGCTACGCCTCGCATTCACCCGACTCCCTGATGGGCACATCGCCCGTCTTCAACCAGAGACCCAAGAAACGGGCGAAGAAGATGTGAGGTCATATTTGAATCTGCAAGAGGCCCTTGGTTATTGGAAGAGAGATAGTGGACTCTGACTGGGATGGTAATGTCATGAAAGAACTGAACTTCTGAGGAACAAAAtgatattttgtagtttttcatgtttgtttgtatgag
It contains:
- the LOC122998954 gene encoding kanadaptin, which translates into the protein MAASPPSDVSVKNKDEDMNSAMETDECLATENGGDAEKKDLSQTEPETEEPFKKPALFAVKRGNVTAPSKAAAVETRSIKENNKAQDGDTAADAPVGPAGESKTSKKGQEENRKDKDKEVAPVKSKPEAKPRVLPAKGPPAGKFPPLPYTEPSWGGKAPDDSYSLEILKNGAIVDTVHLTHTSYFVVGRLPVCDVSLEHPSISRYHAVIQYRGQPGEGQSAGEERGFYIQDLGSTHGTVVNKNRIPPKTYIRLRVGHVLKFGGSTRLFILQGPDFDEEEESELTVTELRERARKQKAELEKRMMGDGSDNEDDNGEEEENGEGKSKKGQSKMSSEDSGCSWGMDEEALPEEDENEENPFSTEFHEDQEAAYLKDPKKALQGFYDREGEELEFEYEDKSHGSWLCRIKLPVDDAMGRQLVAEVTHTGKKKDAAVQCCLEACRMLEARGLLRQEAVSRKRKKKNWEDEDYYDSDDDTFLDRTGTVERKRQERMKKAGKIEERPETYESLVAKLSEVEKELAETQKKLSADVKGSSGSSTEDTLDAFMVAVRSEAAMDAVERRKLHVHVADLRKDAQRLRKLVELTRPAQMPSLLPSGSSEAEKPKRTLPLFGAMKGGSKFKLKTGTIGKLPPKRPNLPAELFNMRELPPSGEEEEEEEEEEQEEAEKNENDDDDDDDKECAGITEPYIDSEESNTSVSRERSPSGQHREQPAPTQQTKEQSHKRRRDNQSVEAAEQVPPQSSKQAPTPSGAESKAEGDTQPGPRKAVKKKVMGPSRPPVQLSGQYPEDDPDYCVWVPPAGQTGDGRTHLNEKFGY
- the supt7l gene encoding STAGA complex 65 subunit gamma, with the translated sequence MMRYWGEIPGPAGAPPSRSSFDLLQREFRSVEMQDPPLHQPSAQRPRPTTMLDIPSEPCSLTIHTVQLCQHARRLRGLLAAAQAQGQGQSSTTSEGGSRLEDADTNLPLRPPTPPVMPDDLLPIDSKAPRQPFQLRHSDPESDFYKGKGEPVTELSWPSCRQLLYQSVATILAHAGFECAQESVLETMTDLVHEHYLRLTRLLRVAVDREARLGASPFPDVVEQVFHEVGIGSVLALQRFWQVRIKDYHSYMLQVSKELSEEYERLVNPEKALEDSKPPRIKEEPMSDISFPVSEEPEADLASGDQALPMGVLGAHGERLASGLDGDHSPHTSGGGVANNSPLWPQVKMEPQDGEEGQGSGHHHHHHHHHGVLGGDVFEEGGPMSTMSESGGAMAPSPGGAASDGSYASHSPDSLMGTSPVFNQRPKKRAKKM